One part of the Aestuariirhabdus litorea genome encodes these proteins:
- the rsxA gene encoding electron transport complex subunit RsxA — protein MSEYLLLILGTALVNNVVLVKFLGLCPFMGVSGKLDTAIGMGMATTFVLTLAAAASWAIEELILTPLGIGFLRILSFILVIAAVVQFTEMLVRKSSPLLYQLLGIFLPLITTNCAVLGVALLNVQEHKSFTQSLMFGMGSALGFSLVMVIFAGLRERLEFAEVPAAFAGVPIAFIVAGLLSMAFMGFAGLPVH, from the coding sequence GTGTCCGAGTACCTGCTACTGATTTTGGGGACCGCGTTGGTCAACAACGTCGTCCTGGTGAAGTTCCTGGGGCTGTGTCCCTTTATGGGGGTGTCGGGCAAGCTCGATACCGCCATCGGTATGGGGATGGCCACCACCTTCGTTCTCACCCTCGCCGCCGCGGCCAGCTGGGCGATCGAGGAGTTGATCCTCACCCCCCTGGGGATCGGTTTCCTGCGCATTCTCTCCTTCATCCTGGTGATCGCGGCGGTGGTGCAGTTTACCGAGATGCTGGTGCGCAAGAGCAGCCCGCTGCTCTACCAGTTGCTGGGGATCTTCCTGCCCCTGATCACCACCAATTGCGCAGTGCTGGGGGTGGCCCTGCTCAATGTGCAGGAGCACAAGAGTTTCACCCAGAGCCTGATGTTCGGCATGGGGTCGGCGCTGGGGTTCAGCCTGGTGATGGTGATCTTCGCCGGGCTGCGCGAGCGCCTCGAGTTTGCCGAGGTACCGGCCGCCTTCGCGGGGGTGCCGATCGCCTTTATTGTCGCCGGGCTGCTGTCGATGGCCTTTATGGGCTTCGCCGGCCTGCCGGTTCATTAG
- a CDS encoding RnfABCDGE type electron transport complex subunit B, producing the protein MFTAVMSLALLGSALGYLLGVAAIHLRVEEPEIVQELEALLPGTNCGQCGFPGCPAGARALAEGTAPVTLCPPGGQPLAEALAQKLGVALDLSALADSGPRVAIVLDEQCIGCTRCFKACPTDAIIGAPKQLHSVVSEACTGCNKCVDICPTLGIELQAPRPTLSSWQWPKPAPLAEAKP; encoded by the coding sequence ATGTTTACGGCGGTGATGTCACTGGCCCTGCTGGGGTCCGCACTGGGCTACCTGCTGGGGGTGGCGGCGATCCACCTGCGGGTGGAGGAGCCGGAGATCGTGCAGGAGCTGGAGGCACTATTGCCCGGTACCAACTGCGGTCAGTGCGGCTTTCCCGGCTGCCCCGCCGGTGCGCGGGCGTTGGCCGAGGGCACGGCGCCGGTGACTCTCTGCCCCCCCGGTGGCCAGCCGCTGGCGGAGGCGCTGGCGCAGAAGCTGGGGGTGGCGCTTGACCTGTCGGCGTTGGCCGACAGTGGGCCGCGGGTGGCGATCGTGCTGGACGAGCAGTGCATCGGCTGCACCCGCTGTTTCAAGGCCTGCCCCACCGACGCCATTATCGGCGCGCCCAAGCAGCTCCACAGCGTGGTGAGCGAGGCCTGCACCGGTTGCAACAAGTGCGTGGATATCTGCCCCACCCTGGGGATCGAACTGCAGGCGCCGCGGCCCACCCTGTCGAGCTGGCAGTGGCCCAAGCCGGCACCCCTGGCGGAGGCGAAACCATGA
- the nifL gene encoding nitrogen fixation negative regulator NifL, giving the protein MSKAQVFDSREATRLPSGVYFQTVDQSPVAITITDPESRILYTNAAFTQVTGYEAGDVRGQHTRILSAGKTPACLYGELWSTLTRQQVWSGRLVNRRKDDSIYLAELTITPVIDSEGNTTHYLGMHRDITRLQKLSQELENQRTLTDSIVRGSPVATLLLDNEGRVRFENPALEQLCLTLGCDSEQLLVLLSRRLGLDYRQCGDFTDLEVRCDIPGIGTPRWLSCSGSSLRLWQSDDSFHHEQGHDCLLLTVNDITDLKIQQEEVRINALMARLAENELVHSMREALNGAIFQLQRPLNVTGAAAALQKRRNGDKDPLHQALHEVLESCQLAIDTLSQALPPQPPIHKMPLNLNELLREVLSLYTERLLSEGVVVDWKPCNSLPSVLGDEISLCNLFKQLLDNALTAMAHAHTRDRELRICSQRLEDAVRVTIADNGPGIDDTLRNKVFQPFFTTYQEDGNRSGMGLVLVQDVANEHGVSIDIDQSTGGGCQFSLTFPALAGH; this is encoded by the coding sequence ATGAGCAAAGCGCAGGTTTTCGACAGCCGGGAGGCGACTCGCCTACCCTCCGGGGTCTACTTCCAGACCGTGGACCAGTCGCCGGTTGCGATCACCATCACCGACCCCGAATCCCGCATTCTTTACACCAATGCGGCCTTTACCCAGGTCACCGGCTACGAGGCGGGGGATGTGCGCGGCCAGCACACCCGCATCCTCTCTGCCGGCAAAACCCCCGCCTGCCTCTACGGTGAACTCTGGAGCACCCTCACCCGCCAGCAGGTGTGGAGTGGCCGGCTGGTCAACCGGCGCAAGGACGACAGCATTTACCTGGCCGAGCTCACCATCACCCCGGTGATCGACAGCGAGGGCAACACCACCCACTACCTGGGGATGCATCGTGACATCACCCGCCTGCAGAAGCTGAGCCAGGAGCTGGAGAACCAACGCACCCTCACCGACTCCATCGTGCGCGGCAGCCCGGTGGCCACCCTGCTGCTGGACAACGAGGGGCGGGTCCGTTTCGAGAACCCCGCCCTCGAGCAGCTCTGCCTGACCCTCGGCTGCGACAGCGAACAGCTGCTGGTGCTGCTGAGCCGGCGCCTGGGCCTCGACTACCGCCAGTGCGGTGATTTCACCGACCTCGAAGTGCGCTGCGACATCCCCGGCATCGGCACCCCCCGCTGGCTTAGCTGCTCCGGCTCCAGCCTGCGGCTGTGGCAGAGCGACGACAGTTTTCACCATGAGCAGGGGCACGACTGCCTGCTGCTCACCGTCAACGACATCACCGATCTCAAGATCCAGCAGGAGGAGGTGCGCATCAACGCGCTGATGGCGCGGCTGGCCGAAAACGAGCTGGTGCACAGCATGCGCGAGGCCCTCAACGGCGCCATCTTCCAGCTGCAGCGCCCCCTCAATGTGACCGGCGCCGCCGCTGCCCTGCAGAAGCGGCGCAACGGCGACAAAGACCCGCTGCACCAGGCGCTGCACGAGGTGCTGGAGTCCTGCCAGCTGGCGATCGACACCCTCAGCCAGGCCTTGCCGCCCCAGCCCCCCATCCACAAGATGCCCCTCAACCTCAACGAGCTGCTGCGCGAGGTGCTGTCGCTCTACACCGAGCGCCTGCTGAGCGAGGGGGTGGTGGTGGACTGGAAACCCTGCAACAGCCTGCCCAGCGTGCTGGGGGACGAGATCTCGTTGTGCAACCTGTTCAAGCAGCTGCTGGACAACGCCCTCACCGCCATGGCCCACGCCCACACCCGCGACCGCGAACTGCGCATCTGCAGCCAGCGCCTCGAGGATGCGGTGCGGGTGACCATCGCCGACAACGGCCCGGGCATCGACGACACCCTGCGCAACAAGGTGTTCCAACCCTTTTTTACCACCTACCAGGAGGATGGCAACCGCAGCGGAATGGGGTTGGTACTGGTGCAGGATGTCGCCAACGAGCATGGAGTCTCCATCGATATCGACCAGAGCACGGGTGGAGGGTGCCAGTTCTCCCTCACCTTCCCGGCCCTGGCGGGACACTGA